In one Nicotiana tomentosiformis chromosome 6, ASM39032v3, whole genome shotgun sequence genomic region, the following are encoded:
- the LOC104103835 gene encoding auxin-responsive protein SAUR72-like, whose translation MEKLIRRFSRVADSSEYSLLRAESTSWTRRRRFQSLRNGKPRSGEVPEGYVPVYVGEEMKRFIVSAELLNHPIFVNLLNKSAQEYGYEQKGVLRIPCHVIVFELALQALSC comes from the coding sequence ATGGAGAAGCTAATTCGTAGATTTTCACGTGTAGCAGACTCTTCAGAGTACTCCCTACTTCGTGCCGAGTCCACGTCATGGACTCGTCGCCGGCGTTTTCAATCGTTAAGAAACGGAAAGCCCAGATCCGGCGAAGTCCCTGAGGGATACGTTCCTGTGTACGTAGGGGAAGAAATGAAGAGGTTTATTGTCAGCGCTGAGCTCCTTAACCACCCGATTTTCGTCAATCTCCTTAATAAATCTGCACAAGAATATGGTTATGAGCAGAAAGGCGTTCTTCGTATCCCCTGCCACGTCATCGTCTTTGAACTCGCCCTCCAGGCTCTTAGCTGTTGA
- the LOC138893821 gene encoding uncharacterized protein → MCQAWANGQGPPFSIHGFPEFTSISTTTIPVSLHDQSYPPGLSLYPNCMTTTRTSVARSQSGPLTTNQTTTTVKPVFTFPQPTMVQKKTHESQFVTQQEQYHSPEYHSYLFDLPAKIEKPAQKMAQEEMTQRIKSLEQQLKSMQGLAGQKSIAFKDLCMLPNVRLPLDFKIPKFEKYDGHDDPIAHLKRYCNQLRGVGRNEELLMAYFGESLTGVASEWFMDQETSQWHVWDEMAQAFVKQFQYNIDIAPDRNSLSNLKKKPTESFREYAIKWREEAARVKPPMDDHELIIVFLQAQEPDYFQNMMSTVGKSFSEAIKIGEMVENGLKTGKIISQAVLKAATQAVQIESDNLSDTNEKDEETMMTIRSRRGPRRTSRRYDQPHQVSDDSPEHYYPPQNPQYSIAPLQYVVQPPRHPRMQAPAPQNLHQASQNFQVPYNPYPSQGYRGEQRLKDNFTPIGESYASMFEKLKHYDMIAPIPPNHVDPCARRFDPSKRCEYHSNAQGHNVESCRDLKREIERMIQEKLIVIQDNDTQNIMQNPLHVHGDAHFMGMMCGGMEYENPLENLPTEIGEGHGDSDEQICG, encoded by the coding sequence ATGTGTCAAGCATGGGCCAATGGCCAAGGACCGCCTTTTTCTATTCATGGTTTCCCAGAGTTCACATCCATTTCGACTACTACCATTCCGGTCTCATTGCATGATCAATCTTATCCACCTGGGTTGAGTCTTTATCCCAACTGTATGACTACAACTAGAACTTCTGTTGCGCGCTCCCAAAGTGGGCCATTAACAACCAATCAGACAACCACTACTGTTAAGCCCGTCTTCACCTTCCCACAGCCGACAATGGTACAAAAGAAAACTCATGAGTCACAATTTGTTACCCAGCAAGAACAGTACCATTCTCCTGAGTACCACTCATATCTATTTGATCTTCCTGCAAAAATTGAGAAGCCTGCCCAAAAGATGGCACAAGAAGAAATGACCCAAAGAATAAAAAGCTTAGAACAACAGTTGAAAAGCATGCAAGGGTTGGCAGGTCAGAAGAGTATTGCCTTCAAGGATCTATGTATGCTCCCCAATGTTCGTTTGCCACTTGATTTCAAGATCCCaaaatttgaaaagtatgatggacacgacGACCCCATAGCTcacttgaaaaggtattgcaatcagctaagaggtgttggaagaaatgaagaattactaatggcttattttggggaaagcctgacaggggtagcctctgaatggtttatGGATCAAGAAACCTCTCAATGGCATGTCTGGGATGAAATGGCCCAGGCCTTTGTCAAACAGTTCCAATACAACATCGATATCGCCCCAGACCGCAATTCCCTTTCAAACCTGAAGAAGAAACCAACTGAAAGTTTCAGggaatatgccattaaatggagagaggaagcggctagagttaagccacccatggatgaccacgagctaatcattgtcttccttcaggctcaagagccagattattttcaaaacatgatgtccACAGTGGGCAAATCCTTCTCGgaagcaatcaaaattggggaaatggttgagaatggccttaagacaggcaaaattataagtcaagcaGTTCTCAAAGCTGCAACTCAGGCTGTCCAGATTGAATCTGATAATCTTAGTGACACgaatgagaaggatgaagaaaccatGATGACAATAAGGTCGAGAAGAGGTCCTAGGAGAACATCTCGAAGGTATGATCAGCCTCATCAGGTTTCCGATGATTCCCCTGAGCACTACTATCCACCTCAGAACCCACAATACTCTATTGCTCCACTTCAATATGTTGTCCAGCCACCAAGACACCCCAGAATGCAAGCACCAGCACCGCAAAATCTCCACCAGGCTTcacaaaattttcaagttcccTATAACCCATATCCAAGCCAGGGTTATAGAGGGgaacaaaggttgaaagataattttacaccaataggagagtcctatgcaagtatgtttgagaaattaaagcatTATGACATGATTGCACCTATTCCTCCAAATCATGTGGACCCATGTGCAAGAAGATTTGACCCttctaaaaggtgtgaataccattccaatgcccaggggcacaatgttgaaagttgtcgggatttgaaaagagaaatagaaaggatgATCCAGGAAAAACTGATTGTGATCCAAGATAATGACACCCAGAATATCATGCAGAATCCTTTACATGTACATGGTGATGCACACTTTATGGGGATGATGTGTGGTGGCATGGAGTATGAGAATCCTCTCGAGAACTTGCCGACTGAAATTGGAGAAGGCCATGGTGATTCTGATGAGCAAATTTGTGGCTAA